A genomic segment from Cricetulus griseus strain 17A/GY chromosome 8, alternate assembly CriGri-PICRH-1.0, whole genome shotgun sequence encodes:
- the Foxi3 gene encoding LOW QUALITY PROTEIN: forkhead box protein I3 isoform X2 (The sequence of the model RefSeq protein was modified relative to this genomic sequence to represent the inferred CDS: deleted 1 base in 1 codon) has product MALYCGDNFVYSQPAAAAAPGAPPTSRAPYGLTDYAAPPAAAANPYLWLNGPGVGGPASAAGYLGAPPPPPGAAPGPFLQPPAAPGTFASTQRGFAQPSAAAPASPAGSAAPGELSWLSFTGHEDLMKIVRPPYSYSALIAMAIQSSPERKLTLSHIYQFVADNFPFYQRSKAGWQNSIRHNLSLNDCFKKVPRDEDDPGKGNYWTLDPNCEKMFDNGNFRRKRKRRSEASSNLTVASGTSKSEGLSSRLRVSGKPEGDSPSMMRPSQSPEPPEDTKSTSSSPGASTGISTPCLNTFLSSLNTLSVNPSSMSIPGNRRPLGGTQLPSSTFPNTSIPEGSPDSMQLSTMGGSNQLSAYYSPFSGSSSGDQSSPFSSPFYNFSMVNSLIYPRDGSEM; this is encoded by the exons ATGGCCCTCTACTGCGGCGACAACTTCGTGTACTCACAacccgccgccgccgccgcgcCCGGTGCGCCCCCGACCTCCAGGGCTCCCTACGGGCTGACCGATTACGCCGCGCCTCCCGCCGCCGCCGCCAACCCCTACTTGTGGCTCAAC GGGCCCGGCGTGGGCGGCCCGGCCTCCGCTGCTGGCTACCTGGGCGCCCCGCCGCCGCCCCCTGGAGCAGCTCCCGGGCCCTTCCTGCAGCCGCCAGCCGCTCCGGGCACCTTCGCGAGCACCCAGCGGGGCTTCGCGCAGCCCTCGGCTGCTGCCCCGGCCTCGCCCGCAGGCTCGGCAGCTCCGGGCGAGCTGAGTTGGCTGTCGTTCACCGGCCACGAGGATCTGATGAAGATAGTGCGACCACCCTACTCGTACTCTGCGCTCATCGCCATGGCCATCCAGAGCTCTCCCGAGCGCAAGCTCACCCTCAGCCACATCTACCAGTTCGTTGCCGATAACTTCCCCTTCTACCAGCGCAGCAAGGCTGGCTGGCAGAATTCCATACGCCACAACCTATCACTCAACGACTGCTTCAAGAAGGTGCCCCGCGACGAAGACGACCCAG GGAAAGGTAATTACTGGACTCTAGATCCAAACTGTGAAAAAATGTTCGACAACGGAAACTTCCGTCGGAAGCGAAAGCGCCGTTCTGAGGCCAGTAGCAACCTCACTGTGGCTTCAGGAACATCAAAATCAGAAGGGTTGTCCTCAAGACTAAGAGTGAGTGGGAAGCCAGAAGGAGACAGCCCCTCTATGATGAGGCCATCTCAGTCACCAGAGCCTCCAGAGGACACCAAGAGCACCTCCTCCTCTCCTGGAGCATCCACAGGCATCTCCACCCCCTGTCTCAACACTTTCCTCAGCAGCCTCAACACTTTAAGTGTAAACCCCAGCAGTATGAGCATCCCAGGCAATCGCCGCCCCCTAGGGGGTACCCAGCTGCCTTCCAGCACATTCCCCAATACCTCCATCCCAGAGGGCTCTCCAGACTCCATGCAGCTGAGCACTATGGGTGGAAGCAACCAGCTATCTGCCTACTACAGCCCATTCTCTGGCAGCAGCAGTGGGGACCAGAGTAGCCCCTTCAGCAGCCCTTTCTACAACTTCAGCATGGTCAACAGCCTCATCTACCCCCGAGATGGCTCTGAAATGTAA